A genomic segment from Lytechinus variegatus isolate NC3 chromosome 10, Lvar_3.0, whole genome shotgun sequence encodes:
- the LOC121422340 gene encoding poly(A)-specific ribonuclease PARN-like — MEVTIDNFNEALKLMSSALDHCSFVAIDGEFTGLHSGSSPGVFDTPAERYQHLKENCCDFLLIQLGVCIFKYEKQKKGYGYVAYPFNFYVFPRPSMRAAPDQRFLCQSSSIDFLVSHGFDFNKLFYKGIGYLTAVDNMRVKEMVQQRHAQYEGNASLLSDCSPNFNSPSTAKRPVDVPEEHKPFIDDVCKRVGEFAAGTDEELKLEPCTG; from the exons ATGGAAGTTACAATTGACA ATTTCAATGAGGCCTTGAAGTTAATGAGCTCTGCATTAGACCATTGCTCATTTGTAGCCATCGATGGTGAATTCACAGGATTACACAGTGGATCAAGTCCAGGTGTCTTTGACACTCCAGCAGAGAGATACCAACATCTGAAAGAG AACTGCTGTGACTTTCTTTTGATTCAACTTGGTGTCTGCATATTCAAGTATGAGAAACAGAAGAAAGG aTATGGCTATGTTGCCTATCCATTCAACTTCTATGTCTTTCCAAGGCCGTCCATGCGAGCTGCTCCAGATCAAAGATTCTTGTGTCAG aGCTCCAGTATAGATTTTCTAGTGTCTCATGGCTTTGATTTCAACAAGCTGTTTTATAAag GAATCGGTTACTTGACGGCTGTAGACAACATGAGAGTGAAAGAGATGGTTCAACAGAGGCATGCACAGTACGAGGGTAATGCTAGTCTTCTTTCAGACTGTAGTCCAAATTTCAACTCACCGTCGACAGCCAAGAGACCGGTCGATGTACCAGAAGAGCACAAGCCATTTATAGATGATGTTTG TAAAAGAGTTGGGGAGTTTGCAGCTGGAACAGATGAGGAACTCAAACTTGAACCATGCACAGGGTAA